The following proteins come from a genomic window of Daphnia carinata strain CSIRO-1 chromosome 8, CSIRO_AGI_Dcar_HiC_V3, whole genome shotgun sequence:
- the LOC130700630 gene encoding uncharacterized protein LOC130700630, translated as MPEEAKVDYLFRGLKPTLLEKIWIVSPKTSAEFLAALKLHSEASELANRPDWAISVLGAAKGGAPSKQDTKDELRDLVLELKAELAELKRAAKSSGTTTKREGARSPQGSVSFASRTPDGKPICHRCGKAGHIARYCMAEKVNDKKKEPARKQPDGGRDDPQEDRKGSRKDDRRDGSRTDGQTVRRRSKVAKPETAIA; from the coding sequence ATGCCGGAGGAGGCAAAAGTAGACTATCTTTTTAGGGGACTGAAGCCCACCTTGTTGGAGAAGATTTGGATAGTTAGCCCCAAAACGTCCGCAGAGTTTTTGGCAGCCCTAAAATTGCACTCCGAGGCCTCGGAATTAGCTAATCGACCCGACTGGGCCATTAGCGTCCTGGGCGCTGCGAAGGGTGGGGCACCATCTAAGCAGGATACGAAAGACGAGTTACGCGACTTAGTTCTTGAGTTAAAGGCGGAACTCGCTGAATTGAAGCGGGCAGCTAAATCCTCGGGGACCACTACTAAGCGAGAGGGGGCGAGGTCTCCCCAGGGTTCCGTCTCCTTCGCGTCACGCACGCCGGATGGGAAGCCGATTTGCCATAGGTGTGGGAAAGCAGGTCACATCGCTCGCTATTGTATGGCGGAGAAGGTGAATGACAAAAAGAAGGAGCCGGCACGCAAGCAGCCGGATGGGGGACGCGATGACCCGCAGGAGGATAGAAAGGGGAGCCGGAAGGACGACCGAAGAGACGGGTCGCGAACAGATGGGCAAACCGTGAGAAGAAGGTCGAAAGTCGCGAAGCCCGAGACAGCGATAGCATGA